In a single window of the Zea mays cultivar B73 chromosome 5, Zm-B73-REFERENCE-NAM-5.0, whole genome shotgun sequence genome:
- the LOC103626807 gene encoding DEAD-box ATP-dependent RNA helicase 41 isoform X3, with the protein MEQGENQSADSFVVSSSDNNELEDLPVKERCFEQREALPGEPRCVVCGRYGEYICDQTDDDICSVECKTILLSRIVAKTKPAVKAAKRVNLPLGDESFCIKDINFPNILTLADSRISSLRSKLDICVKGDAVPDPIMCFSACGLPEKLVHNLETAGYCMPTPVQMQVIPASMSNRSLLVSADTGSGKTASFLIPIIAHCSRLRSQECTGNQGPLAIVLAPTRELCLQVEEQAKVLGKGLPFKTALIVGGDPLPQQIYRIENGVELIVGTPGRLIDLLMKHNVDLTYVSVFVLDEVDCLLERGFRDQAMQIFQSLSHPQVMMFSATIHSEVEKMSNSLANNVISISCGNPNRPNKLVKQVVIWVESKKKKQKIFEIMKSKQHFKPPAVVFVSSRVGADLLSEAITVATGLEVVSIHGEKTMIERRENLRRFLTGEVSVVVSTGVLGRGMDLLKVRQVILFDLPNSIDEYIHQVGRASRMGEEGMAVVFVNEEDRRIFKELVQVLKTAGAPIPREIANSRYTAGVYVGSERKRKLSSRSRS; encoded by the exons ATGGAGCAAGGGGAGAACCAATCAGCTGATAGTTTTGTTGTTTCATCATCGGATAATAATGAGCTGGAAG ATTTACCTgtgaaggaaagatgctttgagcagagagAAGCTCTTCCTGGGGAGCCTCGCTGTGTTGTGTGTGGCCGATATGGTGAATATATATGTGATCAGACTGATGATGACATCTGCAGTGTGGAATGTAAGACAATCCTTCTTTCTCGGATAGTTGCTAAAACAAAGCCAGCAGTAAAAGCAGCAAAGCGTGTGAACCTTCCTTTAGGCGATGAGAGCTTTTGTATTAAGGACATCAATTTTCCAAATATACTTACTTTAGCTGACAGCCGGATCAGTTCACTGAGGAGTAAACTTGACATTTGTGTCAAGGGTGATGCTGTTCCTGATCCAATCATGTGTTTCTCTGCCTGTGGTCTTCCTGAGAAGCTTGTGCACAATCTCGAGACTGCGGGATATTGCATGCCTACTCCAGTGCAGATGCAAGTCATCCCTGCATCAATGAGTAATAGAAGTTTACTTGTTTCTGCTGATACTGGTTCAGGGAAAACTGCATCTTTTCTAATTCCCATAATTGCTCATTGTTCACGATTAAGATCACAAGAATGCACAGGCAATCAAGGACCGTTGGCTATAGTTCTTGCTCCAACAAGAGAGCTATGCCTGCAGGTAGAAGAGCAAGCAAAGGTGCTTGGTAAAGGTTTGCCTTTCAAAACTGCTCTAATTGTCGGCGGAGATCcattgcctcaacaaatttacagAATTGAAAATGGTGTTGAGTTAATTGTTGGCACCCCTGGGAGGCTAATTGATCTTCTCATGAAACACAATGTTGACCTTACCTATGTTTCTGTATTCGTTTTGGATGAGGTGGACTGCCTGCTGGAGAGGGGATTCAGGGATCAGGCCATGCAGATTTTTCAGTCACTTTCACACCCACAGGTTATGATGTTTTCAGCAACAATACATTCAGAAGTTGAGAAGATGTCTAACTCACTGGCTAATAATGTGATAAGTATCTCTTGTGGGAACCCAAACAGACCAAACAAATTAGTTAAACAAGTAGTCATTTGGGTGGAGTCTAAGAAGAAGAAGCAGAAGATTTTTGAGATAATGAAAAGCAAGCAACATTTTAAACCTCCTGCTGTTGTGTTTGTGAGTTCCAGGGTTGGAGCTGATCTGTTGTCTGAAGCAATTACTGTTGCTACTGGATTAGAGGTTGTTTCTATCCATGGTGAGAAAACGATGATTGAGAGAAGAGAGAATTTGCGAAGGTTTTTAACAGGAGAAGTATCTGTCGTTGTTTCTACTGGCGTCCTGGGGCGTGGAATGGATCTTCTGAAAGTACGTCAAGTGATATTGTTTGATTTACCAAATTCCATTGATGAATATATTCACCAAGTTGGAAGGGCATCCCGGATGGGTGAGGAGGGTATGGCTGTTGTGTTTGTGAATGAGGAGGATAGAAGGATTTTCAAAGAGCTTGTTCAGGTTCTGAAGACTGCAGGAGCACCGATACCCCGT
- the LOC103626807 gene encoding DEAD-box ATP-dependent RNA helicase 41 isoform X4: MEQGENQSADSFVVSSSDNNELEDLPVKERCFEQREALPGEPRCVVCGRYGEYICDQTDDDICSVECKTILLSRIVAKTKPAVKAAKRVNLPLGDESFCIKDINFPNILTLADSRISSLRSKLDICVKGDAVPDPIMCFSACGLPEKLVHNLETAGYCMPTPVQMQVIPASMSNRSLLVSADTGSGKTASFLIPIIAHCSRLRSQECTGNQGPLAIVLAPTRELCLQVEEQAKVLGKGLPFKTALIVGGDPLPQQIYRIENGVELIVGTPGRLIDLLMKHNVDLTYVSVFVLDEVDCLLERGFRDQAMQIFQSLSHPQVMMFSATIHSEVEKMSNSLANNVISISCGNPNRPNKLVKQVVIWVESKKKKQKIFEIMKSKQHFKPPAVVFVSSRVGADLLSEAITVATGLEVVSIHGEKTMIERRENLRRFLTGEVSVVVSTGVLGRGMDLLKVRQVILFDLPNSIDEYIHQVGRASRMGEEGMAVVFVNEEDRRIFKELVQVLKTAGAPIPREIANSRYTAGVYVGSERKRKLSSR, from the exons ATGGAGCAAGGGGAGAACCAATCAGCTGATAGTTTTGTTGTTTCATCATCGGATAATAATGAGCTGGAAG ATTTACCTgtgaaggaaagatgctttgagcagagagAAGCTCTTCCTGGGGAGCCTCGCTGTGTTGTGTGTGGCCGATATGGTGAATATATATGTGATCAGACTGATGATGACATCTGCAGTGTGGAATGTAAGACAATCCTTCTTTCTCGGATAGTTGCTAAAACAAAGCCAGCAGTAAAAGCAGCAAAGCGTGTGAACCTTCCTTTAGGCGATGAGAGCTTTTGTATTAAGGACATCAATTTTCCAAATATACTTACTTTAGCTGACAGCCGGATCAGTTCACTGAGGAGTAAACTTGACATTTGTGTCAAGGGTGATGCTGTTCCTGATCCAATCATGTGTTTCTCTGCCTGTGGTCTTCCTGAGAAGCTTGTGCACAATCTCGAGACTGCGGGATATTGCATGCCTACTCCAGTGCAGATGCAAGTCATCCCTGCATCAATGAGTAATAGAAGTTTACTTGTTTCTGCTGATACTGGTTCAGGGAAAACTGCATCTTTTCTAATTCCCATAATTGCTCATTGTTCACGATTAAGATCACAAGAATGCACAGGCAATCAAGGACCGTTGGCTATAGTTCTTGCTCCAACAAGAGAGCTATGCCTGCAGGTAGAAGAGCAAGCAAAGGTGCTTGGTAAAGGTTTGCCTTTCAAAACTGCTCTAATTGTCGGCGGAGATCcattgcctcaacaaatttacagAATTGAAAATGGTGTTGAGTTAATTGTTGGCACCCCTGGGAGGCTAATTGATCTTCTCATGAAACACAATGTTGACCTTACCTATGTTTCTGTATTCGTTTTGGATGAGGTGGACTGCCTGCTGGAGAGGGGATTCAGGGATCAGGCCATGCAGATTTTTCAGTCACTTTCACACCCACAGGTTATGATGTTTTCAGCAACAATACATTCAGAAGTTGAGAAGATGTCTAACTCACTGGCTAATAATGTGATAAGTATCTCTTGTGGGAACCCAAACAGACCAAACAAATTAGTTAAACAAGTAGTCATTTGGGTGGAGTCTAAGAAGAAGAAGCAGAAGATTTTTGAGATAATGAAAAGCAAGCAACATTTTAAACCTCCTGCTGTTGTGTTTGTGAGTTCCAGGGTTGGAGCTGATCTGTTGTCTGAAGCAATTACTGTTGCTACTGGATTAGAGGTTGTTTCTATCCATGGTGAGAAAACGATGATTGAGAGAAGAGAGAATTTGCGAAGGTTTTTAACAGGAGAAGTATCTGTCGTTGTTTCTACTGGCGTCCTGGGGCGTGGAATGGATCTTCTGAAAGTACGTCAAGTGATATTGTTTGATTTACCAAATTCCATTGATGAATATATTCACCAAGTTGGAAGGGCATCCCGGATGGGTGAGGAGGGTATGGCTGTTGTGTTTGTGAATGAGGAGGATAGAAGGATTTTCAAAGAGCTTGTTCAGGTTCTGAAGACTGCAGGAGCACCGATACCCCGT
- the LOC103626807 gene encoding DEAD-box ATP-dependent RNA helicase 41 isoform X2, giving the protein MEQGENQSADSFVVSSSDNNELEDLPVKERCFEQREALPGEPRCVVCGRYGEYICDQTDDDICSVECKTILLSRIVAKTKPAVKAAKRVNLPLGDESFCIKDINFPNILTLADSRISSLRSKLDICVKGDAVPDPIMCFSACGLPEKLVHNLETAGYCMPTPVQMQVIPASMSNRSLLVSADTGSGKTASFLIPIIAHCSRLRSQECTGNQGPLAIVLAPTRELCLQVEEQAKVLGKGLPFKTALIVGGDPLPQQIYRIENGVELIVGTPGRLIDLLMKHNVDLTYVSVFVLDEVDCLLERGFRDQAMQIFQSLSHPQVMMFSATIHSEVEKMSNSLANNVISISCGNPNRPNKLVKQVVIWVESKKKKQKIFEIMKSKQHFKPPAVVFVSSRVGADLLSEAITVATGLEVVSIHGEKTMIERRENLRRFLTGEVSVVVSTGVLGRGMDLLKVRQVILFDLPNSIDEYIHQVGRASRMGEEGMAVVFVNEEDRRIFKELVQVLKTAGAPIPREIANSRYTAGVYVGSERKRKLSSRGLHCHVCMPAKIQVVTC; this is encoded by the exons ATGGAGCAAGGGGAGAACCAATCAGCTGATAGTTTTGTTGTTTCATCATCGGATAATAATGAGCTGGAAG ATTTACCTgtgaaggaaagatgctttgagcagagagAAGCTCTTCCTGGGGAGCCTCGCTGTGTTGTGTGTGGCCGATATGGTGAATATATATGTGATCAGACTGATGATGACATCTGCAGTGTGGAATGTAAGACAATCCTTCTTTCTCGGATAGTTGCTAAAACAAAGCCAGCAGTAAAAGCAGCAAAGCGTGTGAACCTTCCTTTAGGCGATGAGAGCTTTTGTATTAAGGACATCAATTTTCCAAATATACTTACTTTAGCTGACAGCCGGATCAGTTCACTGAGGAGTAAACTTGACATTTGTGTCAAGGGTGATGCTGTTCCTGATCCAATCATGTGTTTCTCTGCCTGTGGTCTTCCTGAGAAGCTTGTGCACAATCTCGAGACTGCGGGATATTGCATGCCTACTCCAGTGCAGATGCAAGTCATCCCTGCATCAATGAGTAATAGAAGTTTACTTGTTTCTGCTGATACTGGTTCAGGGAAAACTGCATCTTTTCTAATTCCCATAATTGCTCATTGTTCACGATTAAGATCACAAGAATGCACAGGCAATCAAGGACCGTTGGCTATAGTTCTTGCTCCAACAAGAGAGCTATGCCTGCAGGTAGAAGAGCAAGCAAAGGTGCTTGGTAAAGGTTTGCCTTTCAAAACTGCTCTAATTGTCGGCGGAGATCcattgcctcaacaaatttacagAATTGAAAATGGTGTTGAGTTAATTGTTGGCACCCCTGGGAGGCTAATTGATCTTCTCATGAAACACAATGTTGACCTTACCTATGTTTCTGTATTCGTTTTGGATGAGGTGGACTGCCTGCTGGAGAGGGGATTCAGGGATCAGGCCATGCAGATTTTTCAGTCACTTTCACACCCACAGGTTATGATGTTTTCAGCAACAATACATTCAGAAGTTGAGAAGATGTCTAACTCACTGGCTAATAATGTGATAAGTATCTCTTGTGGGAACCCAAACAGACCAAACAAATTAGTTAAACAAGTAGTCATTTGGGTGGAGTCTAAGAAGAAGAAGCAGAAGATTTTTGAGATAATGAAAAGCAAGCAACATTTTAAACCTCCTGCTGTTGTGTTTGTGAGTTCCAGGGTTGGAGCTGATCTGTTGTCTGAAGCAATTACTGTTGCTACTGGATTAGAGGTTGTTTCTATCCATGGTGAGAAAACGATGATTGAGAGAAGAGAGAATTTGCGAAGGTTTTTAACAGGAGAAGTATCTGTCGTTGTTTCTACTGGCGTCCTGGGGCGTGGAATGGATCTTCTGAAAGTACGTCAAGTGATATTGTTTGATTTACCAAATTCCATTGATGAATATATTCACCAAGTTGGAAGGGCATCCCGGATGGGTGAGGAGGGTATGGCTGTTGTGTTTGTGAATGAGGAGGATAGAAGGATTTTCAAAGAGCTTGTTCAGGTTCTGAAGACTGCAGGAGCACCGATACCCCGT
- the LOC103626807 gene encoding DEAD-box ATP-dependent RNA helicase 41 isoform X1: MEQGENQSADSFVVSSSDNNELEDLPVKERCFEQREALPGEPRCVVCGRYGEYICDQTDDDICSVECKTILLSRIVAKTKPAVKAAKRVNLPLGDESFCIKDINFPNILTLADSRISSLRSKLDICVKGDAVPDPIMCFSACGLPEKLVHNLETAGYCMPTPVQMQVIPASMSNRSLLVSADTGSGKTASFLIPIIAHCSRLRSQECTGNQGPLAIVLAPTRELCLQVEEQAKVLGKGLPFKTALIVGGDPLPQQIYRIENGVELIVGTPGRLIDLLMKHNVDLTYVSVFVLDEVDCLLERGFRDQAMQIFQSLSHPQVMMFSATIHSEVEKMSNSLANNVISISCGNPNRPNKLVKQVVIWVESKKKKQKIFEIMKSKQHFKPPAVVFVSSRVGADLLSEAITVATGLEVVSIHGEKTMIERRENLRRFLTGEVSVVVSTGVLGRGMDLLKVRQVILFDLPNSIDEYIHQVGRASRMGEEGMAVVFVNEEDRRIFKELVQVLKTAGAPIPREIANSRYTAGVYVGSERKRKLSSRFGRINVFLERLLAIVLSAKRRFSGITN; encoded by the exons ATGGAGCAAGGGGAGAACCAATCAGCTGATAGTTTTGTTGTTTCATCATCGGATAATAATGAGCTGGAAG ATTTACCTgtgaaggaaagatgctttgagcagagagAAGCTCTTCCTGGGGAGCCTCGCTGTGTTGTGTGTGGCCGATATGGTGAATATATATGTGATCAGACTGATGATGACATCTGCAGTGTGGAATGTAAGACAATCCTTCTTTCTCGGATAGTTGCTAAAACAAAGCCAGCAGTAAAAGCAGCAAAGCGTGTGAACCTTCCTTTAGGCGATGAGAGCTTTTGTATTAAGGACATCAATTTTCCAAATATACTTACTTTAGCTGACAGCCGGATCAGTTCACTGAGGAGTAAACTTGACATTTGTGTCAAGGGTGATGCTGTTCCTGATCCAATCATGTGTTTCTCTGCCTGTGGTCTTCCTGAGAAGCTTGTGCACAATCTCGAGACTGCGGGATATTGCATGCCTACTCCAGTGCAGATGCAAGTCATCCCTGCATCAATGAGTAATAGAAGTTTACTTGTTTCTGCTGATACTGGTTCAGGGAAAACTGCATCTTTTCTAATTCCCATAATTGCTCATTGTTCACGATTAAGATCACAAGAATGCACAGGCAATCAAGGACCGTTGGCTATAGTTCTTGCTCCAACAAGAGAGCTATGCCTGCAGGTAGAAGAGCAAGCAAAGGTGCTTGGTAAAGGTTTGCCTTTCAAAACTGCTCTAATTGTCGGCGGAGATCcattgcctcaacaaatttacagAATTGAAAATGGTGTTGAGTTAATTGTTGGCACCCCTGGGAGGCTAATTGATCTTCTCATGAAACACAATGTTGACCTTACCTATGTTTCTGTATTCGTTTTGGATGAGGTGGACTGCCTGCTGGAGAGGGGATTCAGGGATCAGGCCATGCAGATTTTTCAGTCACTTTCACACCCACAGGTTATGATGTTTTCAGCAACAATACATTCAGAAGTTGAGAAGATGTCTAACTCACTGGCTAATAATGTGATAAGTATCTCTTGTGGGAACCCAAACAGACCAAACAAATTAGTTAAACAAGTAGTCATTTGGGTGGAGTCTAAGAAGAAGAAGCAGAAGATTTTTGAGATAATGAAAAGCAAGCAACATTTTAAACCTCCTGCTGTTGTGTTTGTGAGTTCCAGGGTTGGAGCTGATCTGTTGTCTGAAGCAATTACTGTTGCTACTGGATTAGAGGTTGTTTCTATCCATGGTGAGAAAACGATGATTGAGAGAAGAGAGAATTTGCGAAGGTTTTTAACAGGAGAAGTATCTGTCGTTGTTTCTACTGGCGTCCTGGGGCGTGGAATGGATCTTCTGAAAGTACGTCAAGTGATATTGTTTGATTTACCAAATTCCATTGATGAATATATTCACCAAGTTGGAAGGGCATCCCGGATGGGTGAGGAGGGTATGGCTGTTGTGTTTGTGAATGAGGAGGATAGAAGGATTTTCAAAGAGCTTGTTCAGGTTCTGAAGACTGCAGGAGCACCGATACCCCGT